One Streptomyces sp. RPA4-2 genomic window carries:
- a CDS encoding acyclic terpene utilization AtuA family protein: protein MSGSLPSPRPLRIGNASGFYGDRFDAMREMLTGGPLDVLTGDYLAELTMLILGRDRLKNPAGGYARTFLRQLEECLGLAHERGVRVVANAGGLNPAGLAGAVRELAGRLGIPVRVAHVEGDDLTRGHPGTLAAHAYLGGAGIAACLREGADIVVTGRVTDAALVTGPAVAHFGWAPDAYDRLAGAVVAGHVLECGTQATGGNYAFFGDHPAGRLRRPGFPLAELHEDGTSVITKHDGTGGLVDIGTVTAQLLYETSGARYAGPDVTARLDSVTLSQEGPDRVRIAGVRGEAPPPTLKVGLNRLGGFRNEVVFVLTGLDIEAKAALVRDQMETALDAAKSRPAEVRWELARTDRPDAPTEETASALLRLVVRDPDQDAVGRTLGGAAVELALASYPGFHVLAPPGKGAPYGVFEDSRVPQDAVEQVAVLPDGRRVPVAPARATLVLEPAPQPDPPEPPPAGPTRRAPLGLVAGARSGDKGGDANVGVWVRTDDAWRWLVHELTADRFRSLIPESRQLDVVRHVLPNLRALNFVVGGILGEGVAAQHRFDPQAKGLGEWLRSRHLDIPEALL from the coding sequence GTGAGCGGCTCCCTCCCTTCCCCGCGTCCCCTGCGCATAGGCAACGCCTCCGGCTTCTACGGCGACCGTTTCGACGCGATGCGCGAGATGCTCACCGGCGGTCCCCTGGACGTCCTCACCGGCGACTACCTCGCCGAACTGACCATGCTCATCCTCGGCCGCGACCGTCTGAAGAACCCGGCGGGCGGCTACGCGCGCACCTTCCTGCGGCAGTTGGAGGAGTGCCTCGGCCTCGCGCACGAGCGGGGCGTCCGTGTCGTGGCGAACGCGGGCGGCCTCAACCCCGCCGGACTCGCCGGCGCCGTGCGGGAGCTGGCCGGGCGGCTGGGCATCCCCGTACGCGTCGCCCACGTCGAGGGGGACGACCTCACCCGCGGCCACCCCGGCACTCTCGCCGCGCACGCCTACCTCGGGGGCGCCGGGATCGCCGCCTGTCTGCGCGAGGGCGCGGACATCGTCGTGACGGGACGGGTCACGGACGCCGCGCTGGTCACCGGCCCGGCCGTCGCCCACTTCGGCTGGGCCCCGGACGCGTACGACCGGCTCGCGGGCGCCGTCGTCGCCGGGCACGTCCTGGAGTGCGGCACGCAGGCGACCGGCGGCAACTACGCCTTCTTCGGCGACCATCCGGCGGGGCGGCTGCGCCGTCCCGGCTTCCCGCTCGCCGAACTCCACGAGGACGGCACGAGCGTCATCACCAAACACGACGGCACGGGCGGCCTGGTGGACATCGGCACGGTCACCGCGCAGCTCCTGTACGAGACGTCCGGCGCCCGGTACGCGGGCCCCGACGTCACCGCCCGCCTCGACTCGGTGACGCTCTCCCAGGAGGGCCCCGACCGGGTCCGGATCGCGGGCGTCCGGGGCGAGGCGCCGCCGCCCACCCTCAAGGTCGGCCTGAACCGTCTCGGCGGCTTCCGCAACGAGGTCGTCTTCGTCCTGACCGGGCTGGACATCGAGGCGAAGGCCGCGCTCGTACGGGACCAGATGGAGACCGCGCTCGACGCCGCCAAGTCGCGTCCGGCGGAGGTCCGCTGGGAGCTGGCCCGCACCGACCGGCCGGACGCCCCCACCGAGGAGACCGCGAGCGCCCTGCTCCGTCTCGTCGTACGGGACCCGGACCAGGACGCGGTCGGCCGCACGCTCGGCGGGGCGGCCGTCGAACTGGCCCTGGCGAGCTACCCGGGCTTCCATGTGCTGGCGCCGCCGGGAAAGGGCGCGCCGTACGGGGTGTTCGAGGACTCCCGCGTCCCCCAGGACGCCGTGGAGCAGGTGGCGGTCCTGCCGGACGGGCGCCGCGTCCCGGTGGCTCCGGCCCGCGCCACCCTGGTCCTGGAACCGGCGCCGCAGCCCGACCCGCCCGAGCCGCCGCCCGCCGGGCCGACGCGCCGCGCCCCGCTCGGTCTGGTGGCAGGTGCCCGCAGCGGGGACAAGGGCGGCGACGCCAACGTCGGTGTCTGGGTCCGTACGGACGACGCCTGGCGCTGGCTCGTCCACGAGCTGACGGCCGACCGGTTCCGGAGTCTGATCCCCGAGAGCCGTCAGCTCGACGTCGTCCGCCATGTGCTGCCCAACCTCCGCGCCCTCAACTTCGTCGTCGGGGGAATCCTCGGCGAGGGGGTCGCCGCCCAGCACCGCTTCGACCCCCAGGCCAAGGGCCTCGGGGAATGGCTCCGCTCCCGCCACCTGGACATACCGGAGGCACTCCTGTGA
- a CDS encoding TIGR03084 family metal-binding protein yields MSDLSSVLDDLHRESEELDLLVGGLDEEGWRLATPAPGWTVAHQIAHLAWTDRSALLAVTDAEAFAKEVEKAIAAPGGFVDEGAEEGAARPPAALLAGWRSGRGALEDSLRAAPAGTRFPWYGPPMSVASVATGRLMETWAHGQDVADALGVTRTPTDRLRHVVRIGVRARDFAFGVRGLTPPEGEFRVELVSATGELWTYGPEDAPQRVTGPALDFCLLVTQRAHRADLAVRAQGPDADRWLDIAQAFAGPPGDGRQPKEARSAEPLPQEPPGEPRPAAPTPEDRRRKEEPGE; encoded by the coding sequence GTGTCCGACCTTTCGTCCGTGCTCGACGATCTGCATCGGGAGAGCGAGGAACTCGACCTGCTGGTGGGCGGGTTGGACGAGGAGGGCTGGCGGCTCGCCACCCCGGCCCCGGGCTGGACCGTCGCCCACCAGATCGCTCACCTGGCCTGGACGGACCGCTCCGCGCTGCTCGCCGTGACCGACGCCGAGGCCTTCGCGAAGGAGGTCGAGAAGGCGATCGCCGCACCCGGCGGATTCGTGGACGAGGGCGCCGAGGAGGGCGCGGCCCGGCCGCCCGCCGCGCTGCTCGCCGGCTGGCGTTCGGGACGCGGGGCGCTGGAGGACTCCCTGCGCGCGGCCCCGGCCGGAACCCGCTTCCCCTGGTACGGCCCGCCCATGTCGGTCGCCTCCGTGGCCACCGGCCGGCTGATGGAGACCTGGGCCCACGGCCAGGACGTGGCGGACGCGCTGGGGGTGACGCGCACCCCCACGGACCGGCTCCGGCACGTGGTGCGGATCGGCGTCCGGGCACGGGACTTCGCCTTCGGGGTCCGCGGGCTCACCCCGCCGGAAGGGGAGTTCCGCGTCGAACTCGTGAGCGCCACCGGCGAGCTGTGGACGTACGGACCCGAGGACGCTCCCCAGCGGGTCACCGGCCCCGCCCTCGACTTCTGCCTCCTGGTCACCCAGCGCGCCCACCGCGCCGACCTCGCCGTACGGGCACAGGGCCCCGACGCCGACCGCTGGCTGGACATCGCCCAGGCCTTCGCGGGGCCGCCGGGGGACGGACGGCAGCCCAAGGAGGCGCGGTCCGCGGAGCCACTGCCGCAGGAACCGCCGGGGGAACCCCGGCCGGCGGCACCGACGCCTGAGGACCGGCGCCGGAAGGAGGAGCCGGGCGAGTGA